In the Pseudorasbora parva isolate DD20220531a chromosome 23, ASM2467924v1, whole genome shotgun sequence genome, one interval contains:
- the slc35e4 gene encoding solute carrier family 35 member E4 isoform X1: MCLPFRSEDETNMISVDGPSTKCAETRDTGKRERQPPEMLHLMFAVSVWLVTGTTISSLNKWIFTVYNFRYPLLLSALHMLTAIVVDYGLIKCRVVQHRGIGEQDLTASAKFKVFLLSLTFCASIAFGNVGLNYVQLSFAQMIYTTTPLFTLAISTLILGKQHHILKYTAMMPICLGASFSILGEVQFDQIGCLFVFAATMLRGVKTIQQSILLQEEKINSIFLLYLMSIPSFCILAVAALVLENWAAMQSPLQYDHHLWGFILLSCLGSVLYNLASCCVITLTSAVTLHILGNLNVVGNLLLSQLLFGHQLTALSCAGAALTLSGMIIYQNSEIIVAYFDARKARTPTSDRGEENDSRISETTAEPAPRPYSEEESSAEPAQEPNERTEDQIHEKTD, from the exons ATGTGTTTACCCTTCAGGAGCGAAGATGAAACGAACATGATCAGTGTCGATGGCCCCTCCACCAAGTGCGCGGAGACCCGGGACACCGGGAAGAGAGAGAGGCAACCGCCAGAAATGTTGCACCTTATGTTCGCGGTCTCCGTGTGGCTGGTGACCGGCACCACCATATCCAGCCTGAACAAATGGATATTCACCGTGTACAATTTCAGGTACCCGCTGCTTCTGTCAGCCCTCCACATGCTGACGGCGATAGTGGTGGACTACGGACTGATCAAATGCAGGGTTGTCCAGCACAGAGGCATCGGCGAGCAAGATTTAACCGCAAGCGCTAAATTCAAAGTATTCCTATTGAGTTTGACATTTTGTGCCAGTATCGCGTTTGGAAACGTGGGACTCAATTATGTGCAGCTTTCGTTCGCACAGATGATCTACACCACTACGCCGCTATTCACACTGGCCATTTCAACGCTGATTCTCGGAAAGCAGCACCACATCCTGAAGTACACCGCGATGATGCCCATCTGCCTCGGGGCGTCGTTCAGCATTTTGGGCGAGGTCCAGTTCGACCAGATCGGCTGCTTGTTTGTGTTCGCCGCCACCATGTTAAGAGGCGTAAAAACCATTCAACAAA GCATCTTGCTCCAGGAGGAGAAGATCAACTCTATCTTCCTACTGTATCTGATGTCCATCCCAAGCTTCTGCATCCTGGCCGTAGCCGCCCTGGTTCTGGAGAACTGGGCAGCGATGCAGTCCCCTCTCCAGTATGACCATCACCTCTGGGGTTTCATCTTGCTCAGCTGTCTGGGTTCAGTGCTTTACAACCTGGCCAGCTGCTGTGTCATCACCCTGACCTCTGCTGTCACGCTGCACATCCTGGGCAACCTGAATGTGGTGGGGAACCTCCTGCTCTCCCAGCTGCTGTTTGGCCACCAGCTGACGGCTCTTAGCTGTGCTGGAGCTGCCCTCACCCTCTCAGGCATGATCATCTACCAGAACTCTGAGATCATTGTAGCTTACTTTGACGCGCGTAAGGCCAGGACACCAACCAGTGACCGTGGAGAGGAGAATGACTCGAGGATATCAGAGACAACTGCAGAACCAGCTCCGCGACCGTATTCAGAAGAAGAATCATCTGCAGAGCCAGCTCAAGAACCTAACGAGAGAACAGAGGATCAGATTCATGAGAAAACAGACTGA
- the slc35e4 gene encoding solute carrier family 35 member E4 isoform X2, with protein MISVDGPSTKCAETRDTGKRERQPPEMLHLMFAVSVWLVTGTTISSLNKWIFTVYNFRYPLLLSALHMLTAIVVDYGLIKCRVVQHRGIGEQDLTASAKFKVFLLSLTFCASIAFGNVGLNYVQLSFAQMIYTTTPLFTLAISTLILGKQHHILKYTAMMPICLGASFSILGEVQFDQIGCLFVFAATMLRGVKTIQQSILLQEEKINSIFLLYLMSIPSFCILAVAALVLENWAAMQSPLQYDHHLWGFILLSCLGSVLYNLASCCVITLTSAVTLHILGNLNVVGNLLLSQLLFGHQLTALSCAGAALTLSGMIIYQNSEIIVAYFDARKARTPTSDRGEENDSRISETTAEPAPRPYSEEESSAEPAQEPNERTEDQIHEKTD; from the exons ATGATCAGTGTCGATGGCCCCTCCACCAAGTGCGCGGAGACCCGGGACACCGGGAAGAGAGAGAGGCAACCGCCAGAAATGTTGCACCTTATGTTCGCGGTCTCCGTGTGGCTGGTGACCGGCACCACCATATCCAGCCTGAACAAATGGATATTCACCGTGTACAATTTCAGGTACCCGCTGCTTCTGTCAGCCCTCCACATGCTGACGGCGATAGTGGTGGACTACGGACTGATCAAATGCAGGGTTGTCCAGCACAGAGGCATCGGCGAGCAAGATTTAACCGCAAGCGCTAAATTCAAAGTATTCCTATTGAGTTTGACATTTTGTGCCAGTATCGCGTTTGGAAACGTGGGACTCAATTATGTGCAGCTTTCGTTCGCACAGATGATCTACACCACTACGCCGCTATTCACACTGGCCATTTCAACGCTGATTCTCGGAAAGCAGCACCACATCCTGAAGTACACCGCGATGATGCCCATCTGCCTCGGGGCGTCGTTCAGCATTTTGGGCGAGGTCCAGTTCGACCAGATCGGCTGCTTGTTTGTGTTCGCCGCCACCATGTTAAGAGGCGTAAAAACCATTCAACAAA GCATCTTGCTCCAGGAGGAGAAGATCAACTCTATCTTCCTACTGTATCTGATGTCCATCCCAAGCTTCTGCATCCTGGCCGTAGCCGCCCTGGTTCTGGAGAACTGGGCAGCGATGCAGTCCCCTCTCCAGTATGACCATCACCTCTGGGGTTTCATCTTGCTCAGCTGTCTGGGTTCAGTGCTTTACAACCTGGCCAGCTGCTGTGTCATCACCCTGACCTCTGCTGTCACGCTGCACATCCTGGGCAACCTGAATGTGGTGGGGAACCTCCTGCTCTCCCAGCTGCTGTTTGGCCACCAGCTGACGGCTCTTAGCTGTGCTGGAGCTGCCCTCACCCTCTCAGGCATGATCATCTACCAGAACTCTGAGATCATTGTAGCTTACTTTGACGCGCGTAAGGCCAGGACACCAACCAGTGACCGTGGAGAGGAGAATGACTCGAGGATATCAGAGACAACTGCAGAACCAGCTCCGCGACCGTATTCAGAAGAAGAATCATCTGCAGAGCCAGCTCAAGAACCTAACGAGAGAACAGAGGATCAGATTCATGAGAAAACAGACTGA